Proteins from one Erpetoichthys calabaricus chromosome 11, fErpCal1.3, whole genome shotgun sequence genomic window:
- the LOC127529567 gene encoding kinesin-like protein KIF21A, which translates to MEVQEGSDHEEGDEEEEDDADLDLEDSSEDSDSELDEKANYQADLANITCEIAIKQKLIDELENSQRRLHTLKQQYEQKLMMLQSKIRDTQLERDRVLQNMGSMESYTEDKANKIKAEYEKKLSTMNKEMQKLQAAQKEHARLLKNQSQYEKQLKKLQQEVTEMKKTKVKLMKQMREEQEKARMTESRRNREIAALKKDQRKQEHQLRLLEAQKRQQELILRRKTEEVTALRRQARPISGKVNRKLSLPEPVQESSPSTMRVSSGRMQGSGSTTVTNGTRKYHQRKFVSVYSSKAARLKWQSLERRITDIIMQRMTIANMEADMNRLLKQREELTKRKEKMSKKRDKILTDGSEVDKTLLSLNEEIESLTANIDYINDSISDCQANIMQMEEAKVKY; encoded by the exons GAGGTACAAGAAGGCAGTGATCATGAAGAGggtgatgaagaggaagaagatgatgcAGACTTGGATTTGGAGGATAGTTCTGAAGACTCTGATTCTGAACTTGatgaaaaag ctaATTATCAGGCAGATCTTGCAAATATCACTTGTGAAATTGCAATTAAACAGAAGTTGATTGATGAATTAGAAAATAGTCAGAGAAGACTACATACCTTAAAACAACAGTATGAGCAGAAGTTAATGATGCTGCAAAGCAAAATCCGTGACACACAACTGGAAAGGGATCGTGTTCTGCAGAATATGG GTTCAATGGAGTCGTATACAGAggataaagcaaacaaaattaaagCTGAATATGAGAAAAAGTTAAGTACTATGAATAAGGAGATGCAGAAGTTACAGGCTGCTCAGAAGGAACATGCTAGGTTACTGAAAAATCAATCGCAATATGAAAAACAGTTAAAGAAACTTCAACAGGAAGTTACAGAAATGAAGAAAACTAAG GTAAAACTGATGAAACAAATGcgggaagaacaagaaaaagcaaGGATGACAGAGTCCAGGCGTAATCGTGAAATAGCTGCACTTAAAAAGGACCAGCGAAAACAAGAG CATCAGCTTAGACTTTTGGAGGCACAGAAAAGACAGCAAGAGTTAATTCTTCGCCGGAAAACTGAAGAG GTGACAGCATTACGTCGTCAGGCAAGACCTATATCTGGAAAAGTGAACCGCAAGCTCAGTTTACCAGAGCCTGTTCAGGAATCTTCACCGAGCACAATGAGAGTGTCTTCAGGAAGAATGCAAGGATCAGGATCAACAACAGTCACCAATGGAACCAG GAAATATCACCAAAGGAAATTTGTAAGTGTTTATTCATCAAAGGCAGCAAGGCTAAAATGGCAGTCTCTAGAACGTAGGATTACAGATATCATCATGCAGAGAATGACAATAGCAAACATGGAAGCAGATATGAACCGTCTTTTGAAG CAACGTGAGGAGTtaaccaaaagaaaagaaaagatgtcAAAGAAGAGAGATaaaattctaacagatggcagTGAAGTGGATAAGACACTTCTGTCTCTTAATGAAGAAATAGAGTCATTGACTGCAAATATAGATTACATAAATGACAGTATTTCTGACTGCCAGGCTAACATTATGCAAATGGAAGAAGCAAaggtaaaatattaa